Part of the Butyrivibrio fibrisolvens genome, ATCATGCTATGGCTGATTACAGTCAGCAAATCATCATAAAGTTAATGAAGAAGCATACCTATTATTTGTCGTATTCTCTATATTCACAACCGATATGCTTTGCCCCGATACTATCATTTTTATATGGTTTTCCTGTCTATCTATGACAGCCCAGCAAGGCGGTTGCCGGATTCCATGATCCTGGAAGCTACCATCTTCTTTTGGGCAAGAGCAGCCTCGAAAAAAAGTCCGAGGAAGGTTTTGGATTTATTGTTGCTACTAATGTATTCCCCAATATGCTCATCCTTGTCAAAATCAGGGATGCGCTCCCCGGAAAGGCTCTCTCCAAAAGCTTTCCAATCATCTGACGCATCGACCTGACGTTTCGTGATGATACTACGGATCTTCTCAATGTGTGGCTTAAGTTTTTCCATAGCATAGGTGTCTTTCTTAAAATCGTCAACTTCCCCACGTAGATATGACATGGCATAGACCATCTGGGCAAATGCACATTCATAATCGTGTGGATTGTCCTTTATTATCTCCTTGTAACCACCCCATGCCGGTAGATAGACATAGCGGATATAACTATAGTCCGGCAGATGTCCCGCACGTCCGTGCCCAAGGTTCATGATCGAGTTTTCATCGGACTGATATACGCTTCCGACATATACAGGCTTATATACATCCTCTGATGCGGATGGATTATGTGAAAAGGTAACCTGTCTGCGCTCAGGTTCTACGCTATCTCCCGGGAACAGCTCATAGAAATACCAATTTGTGTTATTGATCACCAGTGATGGTGTTCCGGCAAAATATGTATGCGCCCATGTATCTGCGAGAACGTGCATGGCAATACCGATTGCCGGGGTACCCTTATCTTTGGCAAGTTTAACTGTATCGACAAGCAGATCGCCATTTGGTCCGCAGATCAGGCGGTATTTATCCTTATAGTTTTTGGAGCCTATTTTTATATCTGCATACAGATCTCTTGGCAGGAAATGAAATGAAGACCATATTCTTGTGATATCGCAAAGACCGATCGGATCCGTTCTAGCCTGTAGAAGCTCTGTCTGTAGCTGCGTCGTTGCAGCCTGCGCGGGTCCTCCTACTTTTATGAGCCATGTCCTTGAGCAATGATCTACAAGCTGCGCAGCATGGCATATTTCTACACTGTGCTTATGATCGAAACCTGCCAGCACCGCGGCGCAGTAAGTCGCATAATAATGAAAATCTCCCTGCATTTTCGTGTACTCCTAATCTATCGTGATTACCTGCTGACGGCGAAATGTATTCGCTATATTCATAACCGCCGAGAAGATGAAACCAACAGCACAGATATATACAACTCTTGCTCCGCTTCGCATAAAAATCAGGCATATAATAGAAAATAATATCTTGACCACGCCCTGAAAAGTCTTAAATCTCCAGGAGCTTTGAATCCTTCTTGATTCATTTGCCCCCAAAAGATCCACAACACCTGAAAAAGCCAAAGTGCCTGCCAGATACATAAGAACATATGCCCTTGGTACCCACACAAGAGAACCTGTGAATATCCCAAAATCAAAGAAAAGGATTCCGCGAAACAGGATATTCCTTCCCCCAACCATGTGCCGGGCCATCCGAAAATAGAACCAGAGCATACGAAGCCCCATGATCTCTAACGTCAGAGAAAAGATACCAATGATACCCATATATGTTTTTTCGCCAAAAACAAGCATTGCTGCGCCTATGAGGATCATAGAAGCAGCCAGCAGTATATTTCTTAATTTCTGCCATTTCGTCATTGTGATTCTCCACCTGCTTTTTCAAGTTTTCTGATTTTGTCAGCTGAATACAAAATGAATATGTAATTTACAAATGCAGTTATCTCCATTATGAAAAAGGCTAGATCCACATTTCCGCTGGGTTCCTCAGCATTAATGAAACTTAAAATATTCACTATGATAAGTATTCCTGCAAACAGTGCACTAAGGAAAGTCAGTACAAGATAAAATCTCTTTTTTCTTTTTATTGTCTGCCGTCCTACCCTATAAGCATTTAATCCAATGTAAAGGTGATACAAAAGCACAACAACACTAAACATCATGATTATCAGCAAAATACCTATCCATAGAATGATATTTACAGCCTTCTCATATTCCGTACCTATAACAACGCTGCCGTTTTGCTCCATAATCGTTCCGATAATCTGAGCAATCGTTTCCTCACCTAAGAAAAAGCCGATGAATAGTTTGATGATATCCCATACAGACAAGGCGATCACCATGCTGCCACTTAGAGATAGAGCATCCCGGTAGCGACGAAGCTTGATTTGTATTTCTTCGTTTTGGGGCTTATATACAGCTGTATCCATCTGCACTCCTCTTTGCTTCTTACTTTATAGGTACAATAAGGTCAGACCCTGTCATGACTTCTGATCTGCACTGTTTGTATCCATGAATGAAAGTGCTGTAAGATTTGCGGCATTTTTCTTAAGCCGTCTGAATATATAGAACTGGAATATAAATATCGGAATTACTATGATCAGTACCATACCAGCACCAATATATGTTGTTCTCTCTATTTCCGGTGTTATAGTTTCTACGTTATCCCCGGCATGTATGAGCATGTTTGCAGCAAAGAAGTCAAAAATAGTGTGGCATAATACTGGAACAAAATATGCAAGAAGGTATTCTTTTACTACAGACCCTCTGCCTGTTACTTTGTTATATCTGGCAAGGCCAAGATGTCTTCCCATGGCAAGCCCGAGCATCATATGTACTGTCACATTCGGAAGCCTCATTAAAAGACCTGTAAGACCCATACTATATACAAAATCTTCTATAAGAGTAAATCCGAATCCGACGGCGCCTGCTACCAGCATATATTCATATACATTTCTCCATTTTTTTCTATAAATGCATAAGACAATAAGCGTAATGATAAGTTTTGCGAGTTCTTCATTCAGTGCTGCTGAAAAAAGAGCATGGTTGAAACTGGCAAGTAATGCCGGTCCATCTGTAGGAACAAAACCGGTTACAGCCTTGAATGTAAGACCGATTATCAGGAAAAAGACAAATGAAAGCGGCACAGATAAAAGCCCAAGTACTACCGGCAGCAAAGCCTGTCCTCTTGAAATCCTGTAACTTCCTTCCCAGGTAATCATATTCTTGTAAAGAATACCAATAATGATTAAACACAGAACCAAACTGATTATCGATGCCATATTTTTCCCCTTTCTATCGCATATAAACCATGTTAGAAATCCAGCTCTTTTTTTCTAAAGAGCAAATATGCCACAATAATGGAAATTGCGCAGATCTTTGCAACATGCCAAAGCATCGTAAAGATTGCCGTGCCGCCGGTAAGCAACAAATCTACTTTTGCACATTCGAGGGCATGTGAAAAAACATGCCTGTCTATATGTAAGTGCTTGATCACAGGAATAGCATTAAGACCGCCAAGCAGTGTATCTCCTGCAAAAAGCAGGAATGCATCCACAAGTGTTGCATAAGCAACGTTCTTGCTCCAGAAAAGAATGATCATGGATATTGTTGCATAGCCCAGAACGATAAAAGCATTGGTTAGTATCGTGCTATATAAAAAGCTGCTCTCTGCGACATTCATCTTCGCTCCCATTAATAATCCTGTAATCGTGATAAAAAGAGTATAGATTCCATATGAAATAAAGGTTACGATCACACAATTTACGAACTTGGCGATAAGGAGCCTTTTTCTTGAAATCCCTCTTCCAATAAGGCACTGCATGGAATTTGACGTAAACTCATCGGCATATACGCTTACGTATATGGCAATTCCTATAAACAGATTCATTGTGTTTATAGCTGTACCCTGACTGGAAGCAAATGAAAACCCGCTTAGTCCGTCACTGCCTTTTGATTGAATAGTCCAAAATAGTGAAATAAGGAGGCAAATTCCAAGTACGATCCAATATGACGGTTTTCTCAGAATTCTTTTCACATCTGCAAAAATAAGATCTTTCAAAAGTCAAACTCCTTTCTCCTGAAAAAATAAGTCGTTATCAATAGTGCTGCCAAAAGATAACAGATAGCAGGCAGAAGCTCCCAGGGGGCTGCTCCCACTTCTACTTTGGTATATGCCCAATCTAATAGCCCGTCAAAGGTATAATCATATAATGAAAGAGAAGAAAAAAACTCTACTATGTTAAATACCAGCTTAAATATGGCTGCAAATGCGATACATGCGATAATACCAAGAACTGTAGAACCGGAGATGTACATGATCATGGCAGAAAAGACGATGTATCCAAAATGTCGTAGCCATCTCAGGATGATATATATAATAAGACTTGCCTGTTGCTGCGGGCTTAATACGATTGCCGATTCTGTATTTATTACGATAAGAGCTGCTGCAATTATGATCAGATACAGACAAAGAAGTAAAATGGCGGCGTCAAGGAGCTTGGCTATTATGAGCTTATTCCTGGTTATACCGTGACCAAGCACGGTCTGCATGGATTTCGAAGACAGCTCATGTGCAAAAACAGCATAAAATGTAGGAAAGACTATAAAAAGAGCTATAGGAGCTCCGCTAAGTGCTTTCTGCACACCATTTATAAGTCCGATTGAGCCATCATTTACAATACCTTCAAGTACTGCATACGAGATATAGATCAGCGCAAGCAAAAGTCCTATATAGATAAGGCCAACCCGAAAGATACGTTTCAAATCTGCTCTTAACAAATTCCTCATTCTGCTGATCCTCCAATGAGTTCAAAGTAATAGTCTTCCAGAGTAACTTTCTCTTTTCCTTCTTTTAGGATATCAATACCATTTTCTGCAAGAATACTTTTGGCTCGCTCCAGATTATCGGTAGAAACTGTCAGTTCTACTTCAGGGCGCTTTGCAGAAAGGTCATCCTGTGTGATCTCTTTGGCTATAACTCCGTTGTGTACTATGCCAAAGCGATCTGCGGTATTTTCCAGTTCGCCAAGAATATGACTTGATACTATAACTGTCATACCAAACTCATCTCTGAACCTACGTATCATGTGCCTTATATCGGCTATACCCTGAGGATCAAGACCGTTGGTCGGCTCGTCAAGGATGAGAATATCAGGATTACCAAGGATTGCATTGCCTATTCCAAGGCGCTGCTTCATTCCAAGGGAATATCCCTTTGCTTTCTGATTTTCCTTACCGCCTGTAAGTCCCACAACATTCAGGACACGATCAACCTCCTGCTTTAGCTCTTTTCCCTTGATACCCTTTGCAGCTGCATAATACTCAAGATTGGCTCTTCCGGAGAGATATCCGTAGAAATTGGATCCTACAAAAAATCCAATTTTAGACCTGTTTGCAAACAGCTCTTTGCGACTTTGCGAGCCATCTATGGAAACACTGCCGCTAGTGTACTCCGACAAGCCAAGGATCATCTTGAATATGGTGGTTTTTCCTGCACCGTTTTTACCTACCAGACCGTAGATGTCGCCTTTATTAACCTGCATGGTGACCCCTTTTAGAACGTCATGTTTACCATAGCTTTTGACTATGTTATCAAGCCTTATTGCTGCATTTGAAATCTCTGATCCCATAACTTTCTCCTTCCTGAATAAGACATCACCAGACAGTTACTCTATTTTCCGGGCTTAAATACATTCCATCTCCAGGTTTAATATCATAGGTTTCGATGAATTCATCATATTGTTGAAGTATAATGTTTATTCTGTAGAATGGCAGAGGATGCACGTCACCTCTGATTGTGTCAAGTTCGTTTTCCTTAGTTGTCTGCTGTGCATATTGCCTTGCAAAAGCCCTGAAAAACTCGTCATAATCAAAATCAGGTATATTCCTTGCTACATATAGAACTGACTTGATGCCTCCCATATCGGCTATGGCTTCATCTTTTATATTGTTTCCATTTACTTTCTGTTGCCCGGGGATAGGCCTTGCCAGTGAAAAATAGCCGGCAAGTTTTGATGCCTTTTCATCCATCTTTGACCTGTCTTCTACAGCCATCCAGTCGATGGCGGTTATATTTTCATCAAACTGACGTCCATACAGGTCAAACTTAGTGCCGTTAGAATCAAATCCATGAGTTATCTCATGTCCAATAGTAGTTCCTACAATTCCCGCAAACTGTTCAAGTGTTGCATCCTCTCCATATGCAGCATCACACATGGCTAGATACCCCGCCATTATATAGATGCCGTTTTCGCCGGTATAATACACACAGTTAATCTCGGTAGTGGTTTTACTTTCGTCATAGATATCCCACTTGAATCTGTCAAAGTTAAGATTCTTACTTATATCTGCCCTGTGAGCTTCCAATATGCGCATGCCCTCAGCAGCTGCATCAACAAGGTTGCCTCCTTCGTCGTAGGATTTTATTTCTGCTGATGAATAGTCAGCGACATTATCAGGCTTTATGAGGTGCAGAGCCATATTTTGCAATTTTTCTTTTGCAGCAGTTTTTGTATCATCCGACATCCAGTCTTCTTCATCAAGTATTTGTGAATAAGCCTTTATCAGTGCGTCAGTAAATTCTTCTACCTGATCTGTTTTTTCGCTGTCTTTAAAATATTTTTCCAGATATAGCGTATCTAGTAATGGAAGATAGCCGCAGATCTTCATATCATTTCTAAATAGGACGCCAAGCTGCCCATCTGATAATCCCTCATGGCCTTCGGCGCTTTTAGTATAAAGAGAGACCATCTTTTCATATGATTCGCGGTCAAGAAGATACTTGGTTGAATCGATGGTATGTACTATAAGAAATGACTTGATATCCTCAAGATTTTTTTCTGTATAGATACCAGACAGAGACTTAAGATATGTATAATCCACATAAAAATTATCGCATCCCAAGTAGCCTCTGCTATCCAGTATCTGTAAGAGCGGATAATCCCCTTGTAAGGCGCTGATCCCTTCTCTGTTATTTTGAGCCTGTGTGAACATTTCACTTACGCTTAAGTAATCCATATTGCTGTTTCTGGCGATAAAAGTTTCTATTTTGTAATTGCCTTTTAAGATATCGTCTATCTCTTTTTCTGAAAAGCCAAGTCTTCCAAGAAAGTATCCAATTACTTCATCGCATCTTTCTTTGGCGGATAATGTATTGGCTGTATATTCAACATATGAAGAGACAGATCCGAGGGAAAGACTCGGAGCCACGAGATTTAAAGTACTCTTGTCCGGGAATTGAAGTTGTGCTCCTACGGATTCTGGTATTAGAAGCCCCAGACCAAAGGGATTTCGATCAAGGCTTCCCTGATATTCTGTAAGTTCACTTATAGAAGATATGCTCTGTATATCTATAATATATTTTTCGAGCGGTTTTACTCCGAGCTTATTTCTCTCATCCCAATCAGAGTGCAGATCTACCAAAGCTTTGTATTTTAAAGCATTGTCGTCTGTCATAGTTTCGTCAGAGGCGATTGCCATACATCTTTCATAGACCAGCTTATTTGCATCAAGAACTATGCTGGCCTCTTCATAAGCAGGATCTAAACTAGCCGACAATATATAGTCTTTATTTGCAGCCGCAGCAAAGTCATCTTGAAGCCGTATGTTATCTTCAGGATTCACCATGCCGGAAACGTCTGAATCAACCCATTTCCCTCCTCCGGGTTCTCCGGAACTATCTGAAATTCCTACTTCCTGAGAAGATGTGTCCGAGCCTGAGGCACTGTTGTTTCCACATCCGGAAGACATTAGAGGTAAAGAGACCAAAAGTAATATAGAAGTGGTTTTTCTAAATACATTCCATTTTTTGCCTATCATTAGCTATCATTCTCCTATCTCATCTATAAGGTTTTCGAAAGCCATTTTCTTGATTCTGAGAATAAATAGTAATCCTTTGAACTTCTTATTCTTTGCTCCAGATCTTTGCCCAGATTTCATTGGGTTTAAAGAGTTTGTTTTTGCTGATCAGGCAGAGTGCAAAGGTTCCTATGATCATGATTACAATAAATTCATACATAAGCCGCCCTGTACTGTACTGCTGCGTCAGTATGCCATCTTCGGATAATAATGGGTCCGTTGTAAAGCAGATAAAATCATATAACCCGTGTGCAAATATCGGAAATATAACACTCCCTGTTCCCAAATATAAAGAAGTAAGCAATAAAGCCATAAATGTTGAATGCAGTACCTGTGATGCGGTCATGACTAAATCTGCACCCTGTGCCAGATTTCCTGCATGAGAAAGGCCGAATATTACAGCCAGAAGGATTATCGCAGTAAGTCTCCTCTCTTTACTGACATATCTCATGACTATAGCAAGGGATAGTATCCTGAACATAGTCTCTTCTCCAAAGCCGGCTGTAATGCCCATAATAGCAGCATTAAGAGAGGGATTAAAATAAAACGAATGATAAAAAAATAATGGCTCGATCAGTGTAAAGATTATAAGAACCCCTAAGAGTATCATTAATATACAAATATCTCTTGCCGGAGCTTTGGGCTTTACAAATCCTTTAAATTCAGGCGAGAACCAAAACCAAAAAATCAGCATCGATATTACTGCGAAAATGCAAATACCTATATTCCCTGCATTTCCTGAAAACATCTCACCTATAGAACCTCCTATTCCCGTTAAAAGCGATGGAATGAGTATGCCTAGTATAACGGCGATATAGGGCATCTTTTCACATATCGAATGCTTTCTTGTTTTTGTATCCATTTGTGACCTCCTAATGAGCTATGATGAAGAGTTGTTAATGGGTATTGCTTTAGGGATTGAAATGCCACTCTACAAGATAAATTTCGACTATTTTTATGAAAATCTTTATACTGTATAATGTTTTTTTCTTTTACAGATTCAGAATTATCAATAGTGCCAAAAAGCCAGTAAATAGGCCCAATGCCTTTGGCATTGGGCCTATTTACTGGCTGATTCATTGAATTACGAAATCTGCAGCTGGTGCGTATTTCTGTAATATACTCACAAGAATACATACCTTTATTCGCCGTATTCTCCATATTCACAGCCGATATGCGTTGCTTCGATCTCATCTACCAAGACAAGGTCATCACCTTTTTTGTCATAAAGCTTTATGATCCCGTATCCATTACCGCCATTCCACAGGCGATTGTGGTTTTTCCTGCCGTCAGGTGATTCATAGTTTATGAAGAGCATGTCCTTCTTAAGACAGTGAACTTCTGTCTCCATAACAGCATGGATGTTCTCCTGTCTTACATGCCAGATGACTTCGGTTTCTTTTTCCTCAAAACTAA contains:
- a CDS encoding DUF6765 family protein, with amino-acid sequence MQGDFHYYATYCAAVLAGFDHKHSVEICHAAQLVDHCSRTWLIKVGGPAQAATTQLQTELLQARTDPIGLCDITRIWSSFHFLPRDLYADIKIGSKNYKDKYRLICGPNGDLLVDTVKLAKDKGTPAIGIAMHVLADTWAHTYFAGTPSLVINNTNWYFYELFPGDSVEPERRQVTFSHNPSASEDVYKPVYVGSVYQSDENSIMNLGHGRAGHLPDYSYIRYVYLPAWGGYKEIIKDNPHDYECAFAQMVYAMSYLRGEVDDFKKDTYAMEKLKPHIEKIRSIITKRQVDASDDWKAFGESLSGERIPDFDKDEHIGEYISSNNKSKTFLGLFFEAALAQKKMVASRIMESGNRLAGLS
- a CDS encoding DUF308 domain-containing protein yields the protein MTKWQKLRNILLAASMILIGAAMLVFGEKTYMGIIGIFSLTLEIMGLRMLWFYFRMARHMVGGRNILFRGILFFDFGIFTGSLVWVPRAYVLMYLAGTLAFSGVVDLLGANESRRIQSSWRFKTFQGVVKILFSIICLIFMRSGARVVYICAVGFIFSAVMNIANTFRRQQVITID
- a CDS encoding PrsW family glutamic-type intramembrane protease; this encodes MASIISLVLCLIIIGILYKNMITWEGSYRISRGQALLPVVLGLLSVPLSFVFFLIIGLTFKAVTGFVPTDGPALLASFNHALFSAALNEELAKLIITLIVLCIYRKKWRNVYEYMLVAGAVGFGFTLIEDFVYSMGLTGLLMRLPNVTVHMMLGLAMGRHLGLARYNKVTGRGSVVKEYLLAYFVPVLCHTIFDFFAANMLIHAGDNVETITPEIERTTYIGAGMVLIIVIPIFIFQFYIFRRLKKNAANLTALSFMDTNSADQKS
- a CDS encoding ABC transporter permease, with translation MKRILRKPSYWIVLGICLLISLFWTIQSKGSDGLSGFSFASSQGTAINTMNLFIGIAIYVSVYADEFTSNSMQCLIGRGISRKRLLIAKFVNCVIVTFISYGIYTLFITITGLLMGAKMNVAESSFLYSTILTNAFIVLGYATISMIILFWSKNVAYATLVDAFLLFAGDTLLGGLNAIPVIKHLHIDRHVFSHALECAKVDLLLTGGTAIFTMLWHVAKICAISIIVAYLLFRKKELDF
- a CDS encoding ABC transporter ATP-binding protein: MGSEISNAAIRLDNIVKSYGKHDVLKGVTMQVNKGDIYGLVGKNGAGKTTIFKMILGLSEYTSGSVSIDGSQSRKELFANRSKIGFFVGSNFYGYLSGRANLEYYAAAKGIKGKELKQEVDRVLNVVGLTGGKENQKAKGYSLGMKQRLGIGNAILGNPDILILDEPTNGLDPQGIADIRHMIRRFRDEFGMTVIVSSHILGELENTADRFGIVHNGVIAKEITQDDLSAKRPEVELTVSTDNLERAKSILAENGIDILKEGKEKVTLEDYYFELIGGSAE
- a CDS encoding M13 family metallopeptidase; this translates as MIGKKWNVFRKTTSILLLVSLPLMSSGCGNNSASGSDTSSQEVGISDSSGEPGGGKWVDSDVSGMVNPEDNIRLQDDFAAAANKDYILSASLDPAYEEASIVLDANKLVYERCMAIASDETMTDDNALKYKALVDLHSDWDERNKLGVKPLEKYIIDIQSISSISELTEYQGSLDRNPFGLGLLIPESVGAQLQFPDKSTLNLVAPSLSLGSVSSYVEYTANTLSAKERCDEVIGYFLGRLGFSEKEIDDILKGNYKIETFIARNSNMDYLSVSEMFTQAQNNREGISALQGDYPLLQILDSRGYLGCDNFYVDYTYLKSLSGIYTEKNLEDIKSFLIVHTIDSTKYLLDRESYEKMVSLYTKSAEGHEGLSDGQLGVLFRNDMKICGYLPLLDTLYLEKYFKDSEKTDQVEEFTDALIKAYSQILDEEDWMSDDTKTAAKEKLQNMALHLIKPDNVADYSSAEIKSYDEGGNLVDAAAEGMRILEAHRADISKNLNFDRFKWDIYDESKTTTEINCVYYTGENGIYIMAGYLAMCDAAYGEDATLEQFAGIVGTTIGHEITHGFDSNGTKFDLYGRQFDENITAIDWMAVEDRSKMDEKASKLAGYFSLARPIPGQQKVNGNNIKDEAIADMGGIKSVLYVARNIPDFDYDEFFRAFARQYAQQTTKENELDTIRGDVHPLPFYRINIILQQYDEFIETYDIKPGDGMYLSPENRVTVW
- a CDS encoding CPBP family intramembrane glutamic endopeptidase gives rise to the protein MDTKTRKHSICEKMPYIAVILGILIPSLLTGIGGSIGEMFSGNAGNIGICIFAVISMLIFWFWFSPEFKGFVKPKAPARDICILMILLGVLIIFTLIEPLFFYHSFYFNPSLNAAIMGITAGFGEETMFRILSLAIVMRYVSKERRLTAIILLAVIFGLSHAGNLAQGADLVMTASQVLHSTFMALLLTSLYLGTGSVIFPIFAHGLYDFICFTTDPLLSEDGILTQQYSTGRLMYEFIVIMIIGTFALCLISKNKLFKPNEIWAKIWSKE